Genomic DNA from Desulfurivibrio alkaliphilus AHT 2:
AGGGGCACCAGCAGGCGGTGGCCGGGGGGGAGTTGGGCAACTCCCGCCGGCGGGGCGTAGGTAAGGGTCTGGTGAATAGGGGCTGCCACCGCCACTTCAAAGTATACGGGAGTCTGCTTGCTCATGGGGGTTGCTTAAAGGGCCGCGCAAACCTCCTTGAGGTGTTGGCGGAATTCCGGGCCCAGGGTGGGATGGCAGCGGGCAAAGGCGATGATCGCTTTCAGGTAGCCCAGCTTGTCGCCGGCGTCAAAACGGGTGCCTTCAAACTCGTAGGCGTATAATGGCCGCTTTCTGGCCAGGGCCATCAGGGCGTCGGTGAGCTGGATCTCGCCGCCGTGGCCGGGGGTGGTTGTCTGCAGCAGGTCAAAGATGTCCGGCTGCAGCAGGTAGCGGCCGATGATGGCCAGGTCGGAATCGGTGGTGCCGGGGGGTGGTTTTTCCACCATCCGCTGCACCTTGTGCACCCGGTCCCGGACCGGTTCGCCCTCGACGATTCCGTACTGGCCGGTTTCCTCCGGGGCCACGCGCTGGATGGCCACAATGGACTCCTGCACTTCGTCATAGAGGTTGAGCATCTGCCGGCAGCAGGGCAGGTTGTCGGAAAGCACCAGGTCGTCGCCCAGCAGCACCAGGAAGGGCTCGTGGCCCACCACGTTGCGGGCACTCCAGATGGCATGCCCCAGCCCCAGCGGTTTTTTCTGGCGCACCGCGATGATGTCGATGAGGTTGGAGATATGGCGCACCTCTTCGTACAGTTCGGGCTTGTTTTTCTGGCGCAGCATGGTGTCCAGCTCGAAGTCGTAATCGAAGTGGTTTTCAATGGCCGACTTGCCTTCGCTGGTCACAAAGATGATCACCTCGATGCCGGAATTGACCACCTCCTCCACGATATACTGGATGGTGGGCCGGTCGACGATGGTCAGCATCTCTTTGGGGATGGCCTTGCTGGCCGGCAGAAAACGGGTGCCCAGCCCGGCGACGGGAATTACGGCCTTGCGAACTTTCATCTTGCTCCTCCTGGTTGACGGGGTCCTGCCACCGGCCAAGGTTGACCTGGCATCGGCGAAAAATTAACGTAATCGTTCAGCAGCACCGCATCTTCGGGCGATCAGCCAGGCTTACGTACAGGGGGTACGCTGCGCCTGGCTGCTTGCCCGAACCTGCGGCACTGCTGAACGATTACGGCACGTTAAACTGTTAAGTTAATACCATTGGTGAACGCTTACAAATTAACTATAATATGTTGCACATTGCCCATCTTGGCAACCGTTTTGAGGCAGGTGGGGTGGATGGCAGATTAACCCGGAGGTCTTGAAGAGCATGCATCCGCTGGAGAAAAAAGTCAAAAAGAGTATCGCCGGCCACCGCCTGATCGCCGCCGGCGAGCTGGTGGTGGTGGGAACCTCCGGCGGGCCGGACTCCATGGCCCTGCTTTATGCCCTCAAGACTTTGTCGGCGGCCATGCACTTCAACCTGCTGGCGGTTTATGTTGACCATGGCCTGCGACCGGAAGAAAGCCGGGAGGAAGAGCAACTGATGGCGGCGGTGGCCGCCGCCCTGGAGATTCCCTGGCGCGGCGGCCGGGTGGCGGTGCGCGATTATGCCCGGCAGCAGGGCCTTTCCTTGGAACACGCGGCCCGGGAGTTGCGTTATCGTTTTTTTGCCCAAGTGGCGGCGGAAACCGGGGCGGCCAAGATCGCCGTGGCCCATACCGCCGATGACCAGGCGGAAGAGCTGTTGCTGCGCCTGCTGCGGGGAACGGCCCGGGGAGGGCTCAGCGGCATGGCGCCGCTGGCTCGGGGGCGCATCATCCGGCCGCTGTTGGCGGTGAGCAAGGCCGAGGTGCTGGCCTACCTTGCCCAGCGTAACATCGCCTTTGCCCGGGACAGCTCCAACCAGGACCTGCGCTTTGTTCGCAACCGGGTGCGGCTGGAACTGGTTCCCTGGCTTAAGCAGCGTTTCAACCCCCGCCTGCGGGAAACGCTCTGCCACACCGCCACGGTGCTGCAGGACGAGGAGGAATTGCTGGCGGCCATGGCCGACGAGGCTTACCGCCAGGCCCGGGTCGCCGGTGAACCGGCCAAGGCGGCGTTAACCCTCTCTTTGCCGTTTTTTGCCGCTCAACCCCGGGCCCTGCAGCGCCGTCTGCTGGAAATGGCCCTGCTTGAACTGCAGCTTAAACCCGCCGGGCGTCAGATCGAGCAACTGCTGCACGGCGCCGATCGGGGCGGCAAAGGGGTGATTGGCCATTTGGCCGGCGGGGTGACGGTCTACAAAGACGCCAAATCTCTGCGCTTCCACCGGGAAGCTCCGGGCCCCCGCCGCCGCCCGCCGGCAAGCGGTAAAAGCACTAATCAGCCATAATGGTTGCGGTCGGCAATACGGCGGACCGCGACAAAAATCTTTACGCCCAGTCCGATCCGTGGTAATGAAGCGTGCAACCCGTCACGGCGGGCAACAGATAAGTGGGCGGGTAGCTCAGCTGGATAGAGCGTTAGCCTCCGGAGCTAAAGGTCGTGGGTTCGAATCCCGCCCCGCTCACCACGAAAATTAAAGGGAAATCAGGCGGTTAGGCTTGGTTTCCCTTTCTCTTTTGGTACCACAGATTTTCACTCAAATAGCCCTTTTGTGTCCCAAGTGTCGGCGTACTTTTTAATCCCTGGTTAGTGGCTTACGTAGCGCGGTCATGATAATTCCCAGCGTTACCTTTAGCATGTAGTATATCCCCAGCAACCCGCTGATGGATGAGTCCCCCCCTTGCCGTTCACGCATCTCCGTCGCTTCTTCTGTAATTTTAAAGCCGTTGCGCCCCAGCAGGATCACTGCTTCTGGTTCGGGGTAGTCGGTGGGATAATGTTTTGCTAAAAAACGGATCGCCGGCTGGCTGTAGGCGCGAAAACCGGAGGTGTTATCGGTGATTTTTTGCCCTATCAGCAGCGAGTTGAGCAACTGGAAGGTGCGGATGCCGAGTCGCCTTACAAAGGTGGAACGGAATCCCGCGTGCTTATGCACGAAACGGGAACCGATTACCAGATCGGCGTGGCGCGCCTGTATAGCTTGTACCAACTTGGGCAGTTCGGAGGCCAGGTGTTGGCCGT
This window encodes:
- the tilS gene encoding tRNA lysidine(34) synthetase TilS — its product is MHPLEKKVKKSIAGHRLIAAGELVVVGTSGGPDSMALLYALKTLSAAMHFNLLAVYVDHGLRPEESREEEQLMAAVAAALEIPWRGGRVAVRDYARQQGLSLEHAARELRYRFFAQVAAETGAAKIAVAHTADDQAEELLLRLLRGTARGGLSGMAPLARGRIIRPLLAVSKAEVLAYLAQRNIAFARDSSNQDLRFVRNRVRLELVPWLKQRFNPRLRETLCHTATVLQDEEELLAAMADEAYRQARVAGEPAKAALTLSLPFFAAQPRALQRRLLEMALLELQLKPAGRQIEQLLHGADRGGKGVIGHLAGGVTVYKDAKSLRFHREAPGPRRRPPASGKSTNQP
- the galU gene encoding UTP--glucose-1-phosphate uridylyltransferase GalU, which produces MKVRKAVIPVAGLGTRFLPASKAIPKEMLTIVDRPTIQYIVEEVVNSGIEVIIFVTSEGKSAIENHFDYDFELDTMLRQKNKPELYEEVRHISNLIDIIAVRQKKPLGLGHAIWSARNVVGHEPFLVLLGDDLVLSDNLPCCRQMLNLYDEVQESIVAIQRVAPEETGQYGIVEGEPVRDRVHKVQRMVEKPPPGTTDSDLAIIGRYLLQPDIFDLLQTTTPGHGGEIQLTDALMALARKRPLYAYEFEGTRFDAGDKLGYLKAIIAFARCHPTLGPEFRQHLKEVCAAL